The stretch of DNA ATTGTCGATCGATGGAGAAGTCGTCGGCAGCTATCGCAGCCAAGGGCTAGCGCGGCACATTGAACTGCAAGCCAATGACAAAACGCCGCAGTATCAACAGGCACTGGAAGTCGCCATGTTGAACAAAAAGCGCAACGAAGGTCCCGTCCGCTCATTGCGCGGAGAATGGAGCAAGTTTCAACAACTCGATCGCCAGCAACGCGCGTTGAAGGCTGATCCGGACAATGAAAAACTGGCCAAACTGGTCGCCGGGATCGAAGCCAAGGTCGCCGGAATGGAAGAACGCGTCGTGGCTCACGAGAAGGCTGCACAGGAGATTGAGGAGCAAATCTTTGCTGCCAATGTTCCGCCGACTCGCAAGTACGTGTTGAAACGGGTCAAATAGCGATGCACCCCGTGTTTGATTCAAGGCAACACGGGAGGCGCGGATATCGCGGGCGATTCTTCCGGCACCTCGAAATTGGTGGCCGGAAGGATTTCCCCGCGATTCGCTTCGGTATAGTTCAAATCGGCCAGCAGCGATGCAAATCCGTTGTGACCGGGATGTAATGCCAATTGCCTTTCAATGTCTCGGCGGGCTCCGTTGAAATCTCCCGCGCGAAACCGCGCCATCGCGACGAGATACCAATCATCGGAAGACATGTCCCGCGTCCGCGCTCCAGCATCCAGCGCGGGGATCGCCTGCTTCCAGCGGGCCGTCCGTACATAGGCCACACCCAACAGCCATTGTGCGCGCGACTTTTGTTCCTCAGTCGACAAGGGGCAAAGGATAACCTCTCGCAGGACCGGCGCCGAACGGGCTGCGCGGCCATGGTCGATCTGAATCGCGGCCAATCGCAACGCGGCCTCTGAATTCTGCACGTCGCACGACACCGCACGATGATACGCGCTGATGGCTTCCGCATCCTGCCCCGAGTGTTCTTCGAGTTGCCCTTTGAGCGCCCAGGCCGCGCTGCTGTTCGGATTTAACTCCAAAGCCCGGGCGACGTGCTGCGCAGCCTCGTCAAATTGCTGCCGCTGCATCGCCTGTTCTGCCGAACGCACATAGGTGTCAGGATTGTCCGAATGCATTGACGCGAAATTTGCCGTTCCGTCGCCACGTTTCGAACGCGACAAATCATCCGCAGCGATTTGTGATTCGCGCGCTCTGTTGCCCGGCACGAGATTGCGCATCCAACGACAACCGCCCAGCCCAATGATCATCAACGCTATCAGCGCGCAATTCCACCAATCGGACTGTCGTGCGAACAGCCTGGGAGACATTCCGTCAGTCTGGAATCGAACCGCCACGGGAGAGGCAATTCCTGTGGAAAGGGATAGGGACTAAGACGAATTTCAAAACCCAGTTGCGGTGATTTCAGAAACTTGCAGATCTGTTTCAGCGGAACGCATCAGAGGGTTTTGAAACGTCGTGTCAGAAAAATTCTGGAAAGAGAACGGATGTTAACAAACAACGTAAAAACCGAATAGACGAAGCCACTCGCCGCCACATCTCAAAACGGAGGCATAAAAAGCAATACGCCTGATTGAAAATGCAAAACAAGGTTGCCGGCTCACGTGTATTGAGGTGCCTAAAAAAGCCGATTCTTGCTAAAGAGTGCTTTCACCAATCTCCCCCGACGTTCGACACGGGTGAAACCGGGCCTATTTGTACTTTTGGGATGGATCATGGAAAGCCAAACCCCAGCATTTTCGCAGGCAACGCAGCTGAATCGCGACGAACAACACGCGGTCGCCGAAAATACTCATCTTGATACATCGGCCCTTATTCAACGCAATGCCGATGCGAGATTTCAGTTGGCACAAACCTGTGAAACTCAAGGCCGGACTGTCGAAGCCTTGGCGCATTACGGCGAAGTGATTCGCATCGATGCTCAACATCTCAATGGACATTTGGGGCGAGCTAAGCTGTTGCATATCAACGGCCGCGTGCATGATGCCGCCGCCGATTACCGCCGCATCCTAAAATTCGCGCCGGTCCATCCAACCGCCCTGGTCGGTTTGGCGCACATTGCCATTCAGGACGGGCGACTCGACGACGCGGCACAGTTACTGCAGACCGCCTTAGAGCATCATCCCGGTTTCGCCTTCGCACACCACAGCTTGGGACGCGTCCGCAAAGCGCTGGGAGATTTTTCAAATGCCGCCATATCGTTCCAACGGGCCACTGAATTAGCGCCTCAGAGCGTCGAGAGTTATACCGAATTGGCGGCCGTTCATGAAAAACTGGGGCAAACCGCGGACGCCGAAGCGACCTACCGGGCAGCACTCGCCCATGCGGCTCCGAATACCACAATCTGGAACGGTTTGGGATTACTGTTACTGGCCGATGAACGAAACAGCGAAGCAGCGGAATGTTTTCGCGCGGCCTTGAAAGTCAATCCCGAATTTCCGCAAGCGGCTAACAATCTCGGCTTGGCGCTCAATAAACTGAGCGAACCCGAAGCGGCCATTGAAGCATTCCGCATCGCGCGACGCGGACTTCCCAGATCGGCGGATGTGCTGAGCAATTTGGCGCACGCCTATCTGGCCGCGGAAAAACTTGAGGAAGCCGAACAATCCTGCCGCGCTGCGCTGATCATCGATCCGTGCCATGTCCCCACTCTCTCCAACGGAGGGCAGATCGCGCTGCGCCGTGGCGCGGCCGAACGAGCCCGTGCGTTTTTCCAACAAGCCGTCAATCTGTCGCCCAATTTTGCTGAGGGACACAATAATCTGGGCACCGCCCTGTACGCACTGAATCGCGACGATGAAGCAGCCGCGCGTTTTGGCCAATGCATCGCACTGAACCCGCAACATGTCGAGACACATTACAACCGCGCACTGGCGAATTTTCGCCGCGGACAATTCGAGGCCGCCTGGCCTGACTACCAATGGCGCTGGCAGCGCAGCGGCGCGAGAAAACCCCAATTATCCATCCCCGAATGGCAAGGTGAAGCGTTAGGCGGTAAGACATTGCTGGTCTATGGCGAACAAGGTGTCGGTGACGAATTGATGTTGGCCTCGCGCTTCGCAGAGGTCATTGGGCAAGCGAAGGCCTGCGTGCTGGTTTGTGAAACTCGGTTAGTAGAATTGTTCGCGCGTTCGTTCCCCGGCACCACGGTCATTGCCACACGCGATGCAGAGTCGTTTCTCGCCAGCGGCCGTATCGGCCCGGTTGATTTCCAAACGGCCGCCGGTGAATTGCCTCGGTATTCAGCCACGAGCCTGGGAG from Symmachiella dynata encodes:
- a CDS encoding tetratricopeptide repeat protein; protein product: MAVRFQTDGMSPRLFARQSDWWNCALIALMIIGLGGCRWMRNLVPGNRARESQIAADDLSRSKRGDGTANFASMHSDNPDTYVRSAEQAMQRQQFDEAAQHVARALELNPNSSAAWALKGQLEEHSGQDAEAISAYHRAVSCDVQNSEAALRLAAIQIDHGRAARSAPVLREVILCPLSTEEQKSRAQWLLGVAYVRTARWKQAIPALDAGARTRDMSSDDWYLVAMARFRAGDFNGARRDIERQLALHPGHNGFASLLADLNYTEANRGEILPATNFEVPEESPAISAPPVLP
- a CDS encoding tetratricopeptide repeat protein is translated as MESQTPAFSQATQLNRDEQHAVAENTHLDTSALIQRNADARFQLAQTCETQGRTVEALAHYGEVIRIDAQHLNGHLGRAKLLHINGRVHDAAADYRRILKFAPVHPTALVGLAHIAIQDGRLDDAAQLLQTALEHHPGFAFAHHSLGRVRKALGDFSNAAISFQRATELAPQSVESYTELAAVHEKLGQTADAEATYRAALAHAAPNTTIWNGLGLLLLADERNSEAAECFRAALKVNPEFPQAANNLGLALNKLSEPEAAIEAFRIARRGLPRSADVLSNLAHAYLAAEKLEEAEQSCRAALIIDPCHVPTLSNGGQIALRRGAAERARAFFQQAVNLSPNFAEGHNNLGTALYALNRDDEAAARFGQCIALNPQHVETHYNRALANFRRGQFEAAWPDYQWRWQRSGARKPQLSIPEWQGEALGGKTLLVYGEQGVGDELMLASRFAEVIGQAKACVLVCETRLVELFARSFPGTTVIATRDAESFLASGRIGPVDFQTAAGELPRYSATSLGDGLASTAYLRPDAAQVRNWSDRFEQLNAQLRVGISWRGGAAANDRQRRSTTLALWQPLLVQRDIAFINLQYGDCRDELETLRQQYGFVVHDWDDANPLVDLDHFAAQIAALDLVISVDNSTVHMAGGLGVPTWVALPDSADWRWGTSGTNSYWYESLRLFRRETDAPWSETFRNMAQELVKLDKRACRQAGNKV